Proteins co-encoded in one Hymenobacter swuensis DY53 genomic window:
- a CDS encoding SDR family NAD(P)-dependent oxidoreductase has translation MVSPDPLLSAAHPQAAPAPANPFSLEGKLALVTGGGTGIGLEIARCLSVAGATVVITGRRESVLQEAVADLGPSVHYLTNDVGDLAQLEELVAHIETTFGPLDILVNNAGINMKKPALEVTDEDFSRILHTNLNAVFALTRACARRMVARKSGVILMISSMAAYYGIDRVVAYAASKSAVEGMVKVLASEFSKDNVRINAIAPGFIETEMSRTAMNSDPERRDRAMRRTPMGKFGQPQDIGHAAVFLASEAARYVTGVSLPVDGGNSIGF, from the coding sequence ATGGTTTCTCCTGATCCGCTTCTTTCCGCTGCTCACCCACAGGCCGCGCCGGCTCCGGCCAACCCGTTTTCCCTGGAGGGCAAGCTGGCCCTGGTAACGGGCGGCGGCACCGGCATCGGCCTCGAAATTGCCCGCTGCCTGAGCGTGGCCGGCGCGACGGTGGTTATCACCGGCCGCCGCGAATCTGTATTACAGGAAGCCGTGGCCGACCTCGGCCCCTCGGTGCACTACCTCACCAACGATGTGGGCGACCTGGCCCAGCTGGAAGAGTTGGTAGCGCACATCGAAACCACCTTCGGGCCGCTGGATATTCTGGTGAACAACGCCGGCATCAACATGAAGAAACCGGCGCTGGAAGTGACGGATGAGGACTTCAGCCGCATTCTGCACACCAACCTGAACGCCGTGTTTGCTCTCACCCGCGCCTGCGCCCGGCGCATGGTGGCCCGCAAAAGCGGCGTGATTCTGATGATTTCCTCGATGGCGGCCTACTATGGCATTGATAGGGTGGTGGCCTACGCCGCTTCTAAGTCGGCGGTGGAGGGCATGGTGAAGGTGCTGGCCTCGGAGTTTTCTAAGGACAACGTGCGCATCAACGCCATTGCCCCCGGCTTCATTGAAACGGAGATGAGCCGCACCGCCATGAACTCCGACCCCGAGCGGCGCGACCGGGCCATGCGCCGCACGCCCATGGGCAAGTTCGGCCAGCCCCAGGATATTGGCCACGCCGCCGTATTCCTGGCCTCTGAGGCCGCCCGCTACGTCACCGGGGTTTCACTGCCCGTGGATGGCGGCAATTCTATTGGCTTTTAA